From a region of the Pectobacterium aquaticum genome:
- the sufC gene encoding Fe-S cluster assembly ATPase SufC: MLSIENLKVSVEGKAIIKGLNLTIKPGEVHAIMGPNGSGKSTLSATLAGREEYEVTDGSVSFKGKDLLELSPEDRAGEGVFMAFQYPVEIPGVSNQFFLQTSVNAVRKYREQEPLDRFDFADFIEEKIALLNMPEDLLTRSVNVGFSGGEKKRNDILQMAALEPDLCILDETDSGLDIDALKIVSNGVNSLRDGKRSFIIVTHYQRILDYIKPDHVHVLYQGRIVKSGDFSLVKQLEEQGYGWLTDEQ; this comes from the coding sequence ATGTTAAGCATCGAAAATTTAAAAGTCAGCGTAGAAGGTAAAGCGATCATCAAAGGGCTTAATCTCACCATTAAGCCGGGTGAAGTCCACGCGATTATGGGCCCGAATGGCTCAGGAAAGAGTACGCTCTCCGCAACGCTGGCTGGACGTGAAGAATATGAAGTGACCGACGGTTCGGTCAGCTTCAAAGGGAAGGATCTGCTGGAATTGTCTCCAGAAGATCGCGCGGGCGAAGGCGTCTTTATGGCGTTTCAGTACCCTGTCGAAATCCCCGGCGTCAGCAACCAGTTCTTCCTGCAAACCTCCGTTAACGCGGTGCGTAAATACCGCGAGCAGGAACCGCTGGATCGCTTTGACTTCGCCGACTTCATTGAAGAGAAGATCGCGCTGTTGAATATGCCAGAAGATTTGCTGACCCGTTCGGTCAACGTAGGCTTCTCCGGCGGCGAGAAGAAGCGTAACGATATTTTGCAGATGGCGGCGCTGGAGCCGGATCTGTGCATTCTGGATGAAACCGACTCCGGTCTGGACATCGATGCACTGAAAATCGTCTCTAACGGCGTCAACTCCCTGCGCGACGGCAAACGTTCGTTCATCATCGTCACGCACTACCAGCGTATTCTTGATTACATCAAACCGGACCATGTCCACGTTCTGTATCAAGGGCGCATTGTGAAATCCGGTGATTTTTCGCTGGTGAAACAGTTGGAGGAGCAAGGCTATGGCTGGCTTACCGACGAGCAATAA
- the sufA gene encoding Fe-S cluster assembly scaffold SufA: MQAENVGTFSLDENVWQGLTLTDSAVKQIKNLMTQDETVQGLRLSVKQSGCAGFGYVLDLVKAFETDDLVFERDGAKLYVPLKAMPFIDGTELDFVREGLNQIFKFNNPRAQHACGCGESFGI; the protein is encoded by the coding sequence ATGCAAGCGGAAAATGTAGGGACGTTTTCACTGGATGAAAATGTCTGGCAAGGACTGACGCTGACCGACAGCGCCGTGAAGCAGATTAAGAATCTGATGACGCAGGATGAAACTGTGCAAGGACTGCGGCTCAGCGTTAAACAATCAGGGTGTGCAGGGTTTGGCTATGTGCTGGATCTGGTAAAGGCGTTCGAGACCGACGATCTGGTCTTCGAACGTGACGGCGCAAAACTGTATGTCCCACTGAAAGCGATGCCTTTCATTGACGGCACAGAACTTGATTTCGTCCGTGAAGGGCTGAATCAGATATTCAAGTTTAATAATCCCAGAGCGCAGCATGCTTGTGGATGTGGCGAAAGCTTTGGCATTTAA
- the ydiK gene encoding AI-2E family transporter YdiK, with the protein MSKYSQPPRLDLARILFSLVFITIMIIACFWVVQPFILGFAWACMVVIATWPMLIRFQALLWGRRSLAVLVMTLLLILLFIVPIAVLVSSVVDNSSVLMSWGARQENFSPPTLEWLTSIPLVGEKLFNSWQALLQSGGSGLFAKVQPYFGKTATWLVEQAAHVGRFLMHCSLMLIFSALLYYKGEAVAKAVRHFAIRLGQERGDAAVILAAQSIRAVALGVVVTAIVQSVLGGIGLGLSGIPYTTLLTVLMFLCCLAQLGPLPVLIPAIIWLYWTGDTTWGTILLVWSCVVGTIDNVIRPVLIRMGADLPMLLILSGVIGGLLAFGMIGIFIGPVVLAVSYRLLFAWMREIPEPQHILSVNTSNTPDKE; encoded by the coding sequence TTGAGCAAATATTCCCAGCCACCACGACTTGATCTGGCCAGAATCCTGTTCAGTCTGGTGTTTATTACCATCATGATCATTGCCTGTTTTTGGGTGGTACAGCCTTTTATCCTAGGATTCGCCTGGGCATGTATGGTGGTCATTGCCACCTGGCCGATGCTGATTAGATTTCAGGCGCTATTATGGGGGAGACGTTCTCTCGCCGTGCTCGTGATGACGCTGCTACTTATCCTGTTATTTATTGTCCCGATTGCCGTTCTTGTCAGTAGCGTGGTGGATAACAGCTCGGTGCTAATGAGTTGGGGAGCCAGACAGGAAAACTTTTCGCCGCCGACACTGGAGTGGTTGACATCCATTCCTTTAGTGGGAGAGAAATTATTCAACAGTTGGCAGGCGCTGTTGCAAAGCGGCGGCAGCGGTCTATTCGCCAAGGTGCAACCCTATTTTGGTAAAACCGCGACCTGGCTGGTGGAACAGGCGGCGCATGTCGGGCGCTTTCTGATGCACTGCTCCCTGATGCTGATCTTCAGCGCACTGCTCTATTACAAGGGGGAAGCCGTTGCGAAGGCTGTGCGACACTTCGCCATTCGGCTGGGGCAAGAGCGCGGCGATGCCGCCGTGATTCTGGCAGCACAGTCAATTCGCGCCGTCGCCCTGGGCGTGGTGGTAACAGCCATCGTGCAGTCGGTGTTAGGCGGAATCGGTCTGGGGCTGTCTGGGATTCCTTACACTACGCTATTAACCGTGCTGATGTTTCTGTGTTGCCTGGCGCAATTAGGGCCGCTTCCAGTATTGATTCCTGCGATTATCTGGCTGTATTGGACGGGCGATACCACCTGGGGCACTATCCTGCTGGTCTGGAGCTGCGTCGTTGGCACCATCGATAACGTTATCCGCCCAGTATTAATCAGAATGGGTGCCGATCTTCCTATGTTGCTGATTCTTTCCGGCGTGATTGGCGGCTTACTGGCGTTTGGCATGATAGGGATATTTATTGGCCCGGTCGTCCTCGCCGTTTCCTATCGTCTACTGTTTGCCTGGATGCGTGAAATCCCCGAACCGCAACACATCCTTTCCGTTAATACGTCTAACACGCCAGATAAAGAGTAA
- the sufB gene encoding Fe-S cluster assembly protein SufB: protein MARSTVDVPDDVQIWMGDGRYKEGFFTQLETDELAHGINEDVVRAISAKRNEPEWMLEFRLNAFNAWLEMEEPHWLKAHYEKLDYQDYSYYSAPSCGNCDDSCGSEPGAKQQSGITDVNNYLTSEVENAFNQLGVPVREGKKVAVDAIFDSVSVATTYRHELAEKGIIFCSFSEAIQDHPELVRQYLGTVVPANDNFFAALNSAVASDGTFVYIPKGVRCPMELSTYFRINAAKTGQFERTILIADDDSYVSYIEGCSAPVRDTYQLHAAVVEVIINKNAEVKYSTVQNWFSGKDDAEGGILNFVTKRALCAGEHSKMSWTQSETGSAITWKYPSVILRGDYSVGEFFSVALTNGRQQADTGTKMIHIGKNTRSTIISKGISAGRSENTYRGLVKIMPSATNARNFTQCDSMLIGSECGAHTFPYVEVRNNTAQLEHEATTSKIGEDQLFYCLQRGISEDDAISMIVNGFCKDVFSELPLEFAVEAQKLLAISLEHSVG, encoded by the coding sequence ATGGCACGTAGCACGGTAGATGTACCTGATGATGTCCAGATCTGGATGGGTGATGGACGCTATAAAGAAGGTTTCTTCACGCAGTTGGAAACCGATGAGCTGGCGCATGGCATCAACGAAGATGTCGTACGGGCGATCTCGGCGAAGCGTAATGAACCTGAGTGGATGCTGGAATTCCGTCTCAATGCCTTCAACGCATGGCTGGAGATGGAAGAACCGCATTGGCTGAAAGCCCATTACGAGAAACTGGACTATCAGGACTATAGCTATTATTCCGCGCCTTCCTGCGGTAACTGCGATGACAGCTGCGGCTCTGAGCCCGGCGCCAAGCAGCAATCCGGGATTACGGACGTGAATAATTACCTGACCAGCGAAGTAGAGAATGCGTTTAATCAGCTGGGTGTTCCTGTCCGTGAAGGCAAGAAAGTTGCGGTTGATGCGATTTTTGACTCCGTATCTGTTGCGACCACGTATCGGCATGAGCTGGCTGAAAAAGGCATTATCTTCTGCTCATTCAGCGAGGCGATTCAGGATCATCCCGAACTGGTGCGTCAGTATCTCGGTACGGTCGTACCGGCGAACGACAACTTTTTTGCGGCGCTGAACTCGGCAGTTGCCTCTGACGGCACGTTTGTGTACATCCCGAAAGGCGTGCGCTGCCCGATGGAACTGTCGACGTATTTCCGCATCAACGCGGCGAAAACCGGTCAGTTCGAGCGTACGATCCTGATCGCCGATGACGACAGTTACGTCAGCTACATCGAAGGCTGCTCCGCGCCGGTTCGTGACACCTACCAGCTGCACGCCGCCGTGGTGGAAGTCATCATCAACAAGAATGCCGAAGTGAAATACTCCACGGTGCAGAACTGGTTCTCCGGTAAAGATGACGCAGAAGGCGGAATTCTGAACTTCGTGACCAAGCGCGCGCTGTGTGCTGGTGAGCATTCAAAAATGTCATGGACGCAGTCAGAAACCGGCTCAGCGATCACCTGGAAATACCCGAGCGTTATTCTGCGCGGTGACTACTCCGTCGGCGAATTCTTCTCTGTCGCGTTGACCAATGGTCGTCAGCAGGCCGATACCGGCACCAAGATGATTCACATCGGTAAAAACACCCGTTCGACCATCATCTCCAAAGGGATTTCCGCCGGACGCAGTGAGAACACCTACCGCGGTCTGGTGAAGATCATGCCGAGCGCGACCAACGCCCGTAACTTCACCCAGTGTGACTCTATGCTGATCGGCAGCGAGTGCGGCGCGCACACCTTCCCCTACGTGGAAGTGCGCAACAATACCGCGCAGTTGGAGCACGAAGCGACGACCTCAAAAATTGGTGAAGACCAACTGTTCTACTGTCTGCAACGCGGTATCAGCGAAGATGACGCCATCTCGATGATCGTGAACGGATTCTGTAAGGACGTCTTCTCTGAATTGCCGTTGGAATTTGCGGTAGAAGCACAAAAGTTACTGGCGATTAGCCTGGAACACAGCGTCGGTTAA
- the sufS gene encoding cysteine desulfurase SufS: MSYPIERVRADFPLLASEVNGQPLAYLDSAASAQKPHAVIDREAEFYRHEYAAVHRGIHTLSAQATSTMEAVREKVASFINAASAEEIVFVRGTTEAINLVANSYGRTFIQPGDNLIITEMEHHANIVPWQMLAEARGVEVRVLPLAEDGSLDVAQLPSLLDERTRLLAVTQISNVLGTLNPVKAMIAQAKAAGAVVLIDGAQSIMHQPVDVQDLDCDFFVFSGHKIYGPSGIGVLYGKRDLLQAMPPWEGGGAMIRQVSLRTGTTYADSPWRFEAGSPNTGGIIGLGAALDYVTALGRENIQRYESSLMQYALEALTQVPDLTLYGPTERHGVIAFNLGQHHAYDVGSFLDRYGIAIRTGHHCAMPLMEHYGVPSMCRASLAVYTTREEIDRLVAGLQRIHRLLGS, encoded by the coding sequence ATGAGTTATCCTATTGAACGGGTTCGCGCCGATTTCCCGTTGCTGGCAAGTGAGGTTAACGGCCAGCCGTTAGCCTATCTTGATAGCGCCGCGAGTGCGCAAAAACCGCACGCGGTAATCGATCGCGAAGCCGAATTCTATCGCCATGAATATGCTGCGGTGCATCGCGGTATTCACACGCTGAGCGCACAGGCGACCAGCACGATGGAAGCGGTGCGCGAAAAGGTGGCATCCTTTATCAATGCCGCCTCAGCAGAAGAAATTGTCTTTGTTCGCGGGACAACGGAGGCCATCAATCTGGTGGCTAACAGCTATGGCCGCACCTTTATCCAGCCGGGCGACAACCTGATCATCACTGAGATGGAACACCACGCGAATATCGTTCCCTGGCAAATGCTTGCGGAAGCGCGTGGTGTTGAAGTTCGCGTATTGCCGCTGGCCGAAGATGGTTCACTGGATGTTGCGCAGCTTCCCAGCTTGCTGGACGAACGTACTCGTCTGCTGGCGGTGACGCAGATCTCTAATGTGTTGGGTACGCTGAACCCAGTGAAGGCCATGATCGCGCAGGCAAAAGCGGCGGGCGCGGTCGTGTTGATCGATGGCGCGCAGTCGATTATGCATCAGCCTGTCGATGTGCAGGATCTGGACTGCGATTTCTTTGTCTTTTCAGGACATAAGATCTACGGCCCTTCGGGTATTGGCGTGCTGTATGGCAAACGTGACCTGCTTCAGGCCATGCCGCCGTGGGAAGGCGGCGGGGCGATGATTCGTCAGGTGAGCCTGCGTACGGGCACCACCTATGCCGATTCACCGTGGCGCTTTGAAGCGGGATCGCCCAACACGGGCGGTATCATAGGCTTAGGTGCTGCGCTGGACTACGTGACGGCGCTGGGGCGTGAAAACATTCAACGTTATGAATCCTCGCTGATGCAGTATGCGCTGGAAGCGCTCACTCAGGTGCCCGATCTGACGCTGTACGGGCCCACTGAACGCCACGGCGTTATCGCGTTTAATCTTGGGCAGCATCATGCCTATGATGTCGGAAGTTTCCTCGATCGGTACGGCATTGCGATTCGCACCGGCCACCATTGCGCGATGCCGCTGATGGAACACTATGGTGTTCCCAGTATGTGCCGCGCCTCGCTGGCCGTTTATACTACACGCGAAGAAATTGACCGGCTGGTTGCCGGATTGCAACGTATCCATCGATTGCTGGGCAGTTAA
- the menI gene encoding 1,4-dihydroxy-2-naphthoyl-CoA hydrolase, translated as MLWKRQVTLEQLNEPSQTCMVGHIGIRYTHIAEDYLEAVMPVDARTRQPFGLLHGGASVVLAESLGSVAGYLCSEGDQQVVGLEINANHLRAVREGEVRGVCRALHVGRRSQVWQIEIFDNQNRLCCISRLTTSVITP; from the coding sequence ATGCTATGGAAACGACAGGTTACGCTTGAGCAGCTTAACGAACCGAGCCAAACGTGTATGGTGGGTCATATCGGTATCCGCTATACCCATATCGCGGAAGATTATCTGGAAGCGGTGATGCCGGTGGATGCACGCACGCGCCAGCCATTTGGCTTATTGCACGGCGGTGCCTCCGTTGTGCTGGCGGAATCGCTGGGCTCTGTCGCGGGCTATCTGTGTTCTGAGGGCGATCAGCAGGTGGTGGGGCTTGAAATCAATGCCAACCATCTGCGAGCTGTGCGCGAAGGGGAAGTGCGTGGCGTATGCCGAGCGCTTCACGTTGGCCGCCGTAGCCAGGTGTGGCAGATTGAGATTTTTGATAATCAGAATCGCCTGTGCTGCATTTCACGTCTGACGACGTCGGTCATTACGCCGTAA
- the sufE gene encoding cysteine desulfuration protein SufE, translated as MASLPEPQKLARNFARCNDWEEKYLYVIELGERLAPLPDEWRNPDNLISGCQSQVWIVTQPDEQGVLTLHGDSDAAIVKGLIAVVFSLYQGLTAQEIVELDVRPFFESLALNQHLTPSRSQGLEAMLRAIRAHAAALL; from the coding sequence ATGGCGAGTCTGCCAGAACCGCAGAAACTGGCGCGCAACTTTGCGCGCTGTAATGACTGGGAAGAAAAATATCTTTATGTCATCGAGTTAGGGGAGCGTCTTGCTCCTCTGCCTGACGAATGGCGTAATCCAGACAACCTGATTTCAGGGTGCCAAAGTCAGGTTTGGATTGTGACACAGCCCGATGAACAGGGCGTGCTCACCCTGCACGGCGACAGCGATGCCGCGATTGTGAAGGGGCTGATTGCGGTGGTGTTCAGCCTCTATCAGGGGCTGACAGCGCAGGAGATTGTTGAGTTGGATGTGCGGCCATTCTTCGAATCGCTGGCGTTGAATCAACACCTGACGCCATCCCGCTCTCAAGGGCTTGAGGCGATGCTGCGCGCGATTCGTGCGCATGCTGCCGCACTGCTTTAA
- a CDS encoding D-2-hydroxyglutarate dehydrogenase YdiJ produces the protein MIPQITQSPGLVQPVLNFLEALKKNGFTGDTATNYADRLTMATDNSIYQLLPDAVVFPRSTADVAILSRLAGDTRFSGLTFTPRGGGTGTNGQALNRGIVVDMSRYMNRILEINPEKGWVRVEAGVIKDQLNQYLKPYGYFFAPELSTSNRATLGGMINTDASGQGSLVYGKTSDHVLGLRAVLLGGEMLDTQAMPVELAEKLALEDSAIGRIYHTVLHRCREQRALIIDKFPKLNRFLTGYDLRHVFSDDLRTFDLTRILTGAEGTLAFITEAKLDITPLPKIRRLVNIKYDSFNSALRNAPFMVEAKALSVETVDSKVLNLAREDIVWHSVSELITDVPNQEMLGLNIVEFAGDDEALINGQVDSLCQGLDTLLASGEGGVIGYQTCNDLAGIERIYAMRKKAVGLLGNSKGQAKPIPFAEDTCVPPQHLADYIEEFRALLDSHNLTYGMFGHVDAGVLHVRPALDMCDPQQEMLMKQLSDQIVALTAKYGGLLWGEHGKGFRAEYSPEFFGPELYAELRRIKAAFDPDNRLNPGKICAPLDVDAPMMKVDAVKRGTFDRTIPLTVRTAFRGAMECNGNGLCFNFDARSPMCPSMKISGNRIHSPKGRATLVREWLRLLAEQGVDPVALEKALPQQKLSLRAFIQKTRNTWQAKQGDYDFSHEVKDAMSGCLACKACSTQCPIKIDVPGFRSRFLQLYHTRYLRPVRDYLVAGVESYAPLMARSPKTFNFFLKMPLLNNLSRSQIGMVDLPLLSSPSLRQQFAGHSGVNTTLEQLEQLPEAARQQYVLIVQDPFTSYYDAQVVADFVHLIEKLKLKPVLLPFSPNGKAQHIKGFLQRFAKTASKTADFLNRVAKLGMPMVGVDPALVLCYRDEYREILGEKRGDFQVQLVHEWLVAALADSTPQPATGESWYLLGHCTETTALPISTKQWSDIFSRFGAKLENVSVGCCGMAGTYGHETKNLANSQGIYALSWQQVLQKLPQKRCLTTGYSCRSQVKRMEGSALRHPLQALLEII, from the coding sequence ATGATCCCACAGATCACGCAATCCCCCGGGCTGGTCCAGCCGGTGCTTAATTTTCTGGAAGCATTGAAGAAAAATGGATTCACAGGTGATACGGCGACCAATTATGCCGATCGTCTGACGATGGCAACGGATAACAGTATCTACCAACTTTTGCCGGATGCGGTGGTTTTCCCCCGCTCAACCGCCGATGTGGCGATCCTCTCGCGGCTGGCGGGTGATACGCGTTTTTCAGGGCTGACCTTTACGCCACGCGGTGGCGGGACAGGAACGAACGGGCAGGCGCTGAATCGCGGCATCGTGGTCGATATGTCGCGTTATATGAACCGTATTCTGGAGATCAACCCTGAGAAAGGCTGGGTGCGCGTCGAAGCTGGCGTGATTAAAGATCAGCTTAATCAGTACTTGAAGCCTTATGGCTATTTCTTCGCACCTGAACTGTCGACCAGTAACCGGGCGACGCTGGGCGGCATGATCAATACCGATGCCTCAGGGCAAGGTTCGCTGGTGTACGGTAAAACCTCAGACCATGTGCTGGGGCTGCGTGCGGTCTTGCTGGGCGGCGAAATGCTGGATACGCAGGCGATGCCGGTAGAGCTGGCAGAGAAGCTGGCGTTAGAAGATTCCGCCATCGGCCGCATTTATCACACGGTGCTGCACCGCTGTCGGGAACAGCGCGCGTTGATTATCGATAAGTTCCCTAAGCTGAATCGTTTTCTGACGGGTTATGACCTGCGTCATGTGTTCAGCGACGATCTCCGTACCTTTGACCTGACGCGTATTCTGACTGGGGCGGAAGGGACGCTGGCGTTTATCACCGAAGCGAAGCTCGATATCACGCCGCTGCCTAAGATCCGTCGTCTGGTCAATATCAAATACGACTCCTTCAACTCCGCGTTGCGCAATGCGCCGTTCATGGTGGAAGCGAAGGCGTTATCTGTTGAAACCGTGGATTCTAAAGTCTTAAACCTTGCCCGCGAAGATATCGTCTGGCATTCCGTTAGCGAACTGATTACCGATGTGCCTAATCAGGAAATGCTCGGCCTGAATATCGTTGAATTCGCGGGGGATGATGAAGCACTGATTAACGGGCAGGTCGACTCACTCTGTCAAGGGCTGGATACGCTGCTGGCAAGCGGAGAAGGCGGGGTGATTGGTTACCAAACCTGTAACGATCTGGCTGGCATCGAACGTATTTACGCGATGCGAAAAAAAGCCGTCGGGCTGCTGGGCAACAGCAAAGGGCAGGCGAAGCCGATTCCGTTTGCGGAAGATACCTGCGTGCCACCACAGCATCTGGCCGATTACATAGAAGAATTCCGTGCGCTGTTAGACAGCCATAATCTGACGTATGGCATGTTCGGCCACGTCGACGCTGGGGTGCTGCACGTTCGTCCGGCGCTGGATATGTGCGACCCGCAACAGGAAATGCTGATGAAACAGCTTTCCGACCAGATTGTTGCGCTGACCGCCAAATATGGCGGTCTGCTGTGGGGAGAGCACGGGAAGGGCTTCCGCGCCGAATACAGCCCTGAATTCTTTGGGCCGGAGCTGTATGCCGAACTGCGCCGTATCAAGGCCGCATTCGACCCTGATAACCGACTTAATCCCGGGAAGATTTGTGCGCCGCTGGACGTGGATGCGCCGATGATGAAAGTCGATGCGGTCAAGCGCGGCACGTTTGATCGCACGATCCCGCTGACGGTGCGTACGGCGTTCCGTGGTGCAATGGAATGTAACGGTAATGGTCTGTGCTTTAACTTTGATGCCCGTAGCCCAATGTGCCCGTCGATGAAAATCAGCGGCAACCGTATTCATTCCCCGAAAGGCCGTGCGACGCTGGTGCGTGAATGGTTACGCCTGCTGGCGGAGCAGGGCGTCGATCCTGTAGCGCTGGAGAAAGCGCTGCCGCAGCAGAAACTGAGCCTGCGCGCCTTTATCCAGAAGACCCGCAATACCTGGCAGGCGAAGCAAGGCGATTACGATTTCTCGCACGAAGTCAAAGACGCAATGTCGGGCTGTCTGGCGTGTAAAGCGTGCTCAACGCAGTGTCCTATCAAGATTGACGTGCCCGGTTTCCGCTCTCGCTTCCTGCAACTTTATCACACGCGCTACCTGCGTCCGGTGCGTGACTATCTGGTCGCCGGTGTCGAAAGCTATGCGCCGCTGATGGCGCGCAGCCCGAAGACGTTTAACTTCTTCCTGAAAATGCCGCTGCTGAATAACCTGAGCCGCAGCCAGATTGGTATGGTCGATTTACCGCTGTTGTCATCGCCGTCGCTGCGCCAGCAGTTTGCCGGGCATAGCGGCGTCAACACCACGCTTGAACAGCTGGAACAGTTGCCGGAAGCGGCGCGCCAGCAGTACGTGTTAATCGTGCAGGATCCGTTTACCAGCTATTACGATGCGCAGGTGGTGGCTGATTTCGTCCACCTGATCGAAAAACTGAAGTTAAAACCGGTGTTGTTGCCGTTCTCGCCGAACGGAAAAGCGCAGCACATTAAAGGCTTCTTGCAGCGTTTTGCCAAAACGGCCTCGAAGACGGCAGATTTCCTGAACCGCGTAGCCAAACTGGGGATGCCGATGGTGGGTGTCGATCCCGCGCTGGTGCTGTGCTATCGCGACGAATACCGTGAAATTCTGGGTGAGAAACGTGGCGATTTTCAGGTGCAACTGGTGCATGAATGGTTGGTGGCGGCTTTGGCAGACAGCACGCCGCAGCCTGCCACTGGCGAATCCTGGTATCTGCTGGGGCACTGTACGGAAACCACGGCGCTGCCGATCAGCACGAAACAGTGGTCCGACATTTTCTCGCGCTTTGGTGCCAAACTGGAGAATGTCAGCGTCGGATGTTGCGGCATGGCGGGAACCTACGGGCATGAAACTAAGAACCTCGCTAACTCGCAGGGAATCTATGCGCTGTCCTGGCAGCAGGTATTGCAGAAGTTACCGCAGAAACGCTGCCTGACCACCGGCTATTCGTGCCGCAGCCAGGTGAAACGCATGGAAGGCAGCGCACTGCGCCATCCGCTACAGGCCTTGCTGGAGATTATCTGA
- the sufD gene encoding Fe-S cluster assembly protein SufD: protein MAGLPTSNKVTSDNATGKTSIAQKQEQALQQWQGLFERDASRRSEEANQHWQDVVRLGLPHRKHEHWKYTPLDGLLSNEFVAPQALSLDRAAVDAVALAVDSWRLVFVDGVFHAELSDSAWGPYQVDVQASRARGALPAAIQSEVFLHLTESLASTSTLIRLAAGQQAEKPLYLLHISSCQEAALNTVHHRHHLNVERGASAEIIEHYVSLDEHAHFTGARLTVNAAENSQVSHYKLAFEAAAGYHFAHNDLVLARDARVRSHSFLLGAGLTRHNTSAQLNGEGTNLSMNSLILPVGSEVCDTRTYLEHNQGYGESRQLHKVIVNDRARAVFNGMIKVAPHALKTDGQMTNNNLLLGRLAEVDTKPQLEIYADDVKCSHGATIGRMDEEQLFYLRSRGITQQDAQQMIIFAFAAEVTEAIENESLRDVVLERIAQRLPNALANASKAV, encoded by the coding sequence ATGGCTGGCTTACCGACGAGCAATAAGGTGACGAGCGATAACGCGACGGGTAAAACCAGCATCGCCCAGAAGCAAGAGCAGGCGCTGCAACAATGGCAGGGCCTGTTTGAGCGTGATGCGTCGCGCCGTTCTGAAGAGGCGAACCAGCACTGGCAGGACGTGGTGCGCCTTGGCTTACCGCACCGTAAGCATGAGCACTGGAAATACACGCCGCTGGATGGCTTGCTGAGCAACGAATTTGTCGCACCGCAGGCACTGTCTCTCGATCGTGCAGCGGTAGATGCCGTGGCATTAGCCGTGGATAGCTGGCGTCTGGTGTTTGTCGATGGTGTATTTCATGCCGAACTCAGCGACAGCGCCTGGGGCCCTTATCAGGTTGACGTACAGGCGTCGCGTGCACGTGGCGCGCTGCCTGCGGCCATCCAGTCCGAGGTGTTCCTGCACCTGACCGAAAGTCTGGCTAGCACCAGTACGCTGATTCGTCTGGCTGCCGGACAGCAGGCGGAAAAACCGCTTTACCTGTTGCACATCAGCAGCTGTCAGGAAGCCGCGTTGAACACGGTTCACCATCGTCATCATTTGAACGTTGAACGTGGTGCGAGTGCGGAAATTATCGAGCACTACGTCAGTCTGGATGAGCATGCGCACTTTACTGGCGCACGCCTGACGGTGAATGCGGCAGAAAATAGCCAAGTTAGCCATTATAAGCTGGCGTTTGAAGCGGCGGCGGGCTACCACTTCGCCCACAACGATCTGGTTCTGGCGCGTGATGCTCGGGTTCGTAGCCACAGTTTCTTGCTGGGGGCGGGTTTGACGCGTCATAACACCAGCGCCCAGTTGAATGGCGAAGGCACCAATCTGTCTATGAACAGCCTGATCCTGCCGGTTGGCAGCGAAGTGTGCGATACGCGAACGTATCTGGAGCATAATCAGGGCTATGGCGAAAGCCGCCAGTTGCATAAGGTTATCGTCAACGATCGCGCCAGAGCGGTGTTTAACGGCATGATCAAAGTTGCACCGCATGCGCTGAAAACTGACGGGCAGATGACTAACAACAACCTGCTGCTGGGTCGATTGGCAGAGGTCGATACCAAACCGCAGTTGGAAATCTACGCAGACGACGTGAAATGCAGTCACGGCGCCACCATTGGCCGTATGGACGAAGAACAGCTGTTCTATCTGCGTTCCCGCGGTATTACGCAGCAGGATGCGCAACAGATGATCATCTTCGCCTTTGCGGCGGAAGTCACAGAAGCGATTGAAAACGAGTCTCTGCGAGATGTGGTTCTGGAACGTATCGCGCAGCGTTTGCCCAACGCGCTGGCGAATGCCAGCAAGGCGGTATGA